A stretch of Planctomycetia bacterium DNA encodes these proteins:
- a CDS encoding DUF1501 domain-containing protein has translation SMGSVVSHEFGPRNNLPPYVCIPNQPNEFAGTGYLSSSFAPFSLGADPAAGGFQVRDLNLPGGVDDNRFGRRKTALEAVNDYFKKMEESDKLDAMDTFYERAYSLISSQAAREAFNIDAEPAELRDAYGRNEAGQRMLMARRLVAAGVRLVSLTYGGWDMHNGIAQGMRGSMPAFDQAFAMLITDLERQGLLDTTLVMVSSEFGRTPKINGTAGRDHWPKVFSVVLAGGGIKRGSIFGSSNAVASEPEDEPIEPQDLATTVYHQLGIVADKELMAPGDRPIEIVDGGQVRKGLLA, from the coding sequence AGCATGGGCAGCGTGGTGAGCCACGAGTTCGGCCCGCGCAACAACTTGCCGCCGTACGTGTGCATTCCGAATCAACCGAACGAGTTCGCGGGGACGGGCTATCTCAGCTCGTCGTTCGCGCCGTTCAGCCTGGGCGCCGATCCGGCAGCGGGCGGCTTCCAAGTGCGCGATCTCAATCTGCCCGGCGGCGTCGACGACAATCGATTCGGACGCCGCAAGACGGCGCTCGAGGCGGTGAACGACTATTTCAAGAAAATGGAAGAGTCGGACAAGCTGGACGCGATGGATACGTTCTACGAGCGGGCCTACAGCCTGATCAGTTCGCAAGCGGCGCGCGAAGCGTTCAATATCGACGCCGAACCGGCCGAACTGCGCGACGCGTATGGTCGCAATGAAGCTGGACAGCGGATGTTGATGGCCCGTCGCCTGGTGGCCGCGGGCGTGCGGCTCGTGTCGCTCACTTACGGCGGCTGGGACATGCATAACGGCATCGCGCAGGGCATGCGCGGATCGATGCCGGCTTTCGATCAGGCGTTTGCGATGTTAATCACCGACCTGGAACGTCAAGGATTGCTCGACACGACGCTCGTGATGGTGTCCAGCGAGTTCGGCCGGACGCCGAAGATCAACGGCACCGCGGGGCGCGACCATTGGCCGAAGGTATTCAGCGTGGTGCTCGCTGGCGGCGGCATCAAGCGCGGTTCGATTTTCGGCTCGTCGAACGCCGTGGCGAGCGAGCCGGAAGACGAACCGATCGAGCCGCAGGATTTGGCCACGACCGTGTATCACCAACTGGGCATCGTCGCCGACAAGGAATTGATGGCGCCGGGCGACCGGCCGATCGAAATCGTCGACGGCGGCCAGGTGCGGAAGGGTTTGCTGGCGTAG